Proteins encoded together in one Hevea brasiliensis isolate MT/VB/25A 57/8 chromosome 16, ASM3005281v1, whole genome shotgun sequence window:
- the LOC110635583 gene encoding GDSL esterase/lipase At5g37690 encodes MAIVQGLALAAALIFAAATTSLTYAASVVTYVFGDSLTEVGNNKYLQYSLARSDYPWYGIDFSGGQATGRFTNGRTIGDIISAKLGIQSPPPYLSLSKNDDALLDGVNYASGGAGILNDTGLYFIQRLSFDDQIDCFNKTKEVIKTKIGDAATNKHVNEALYFIGIGSNDYVNNFLQPFLADGQQYTHDEFLELLISTLDQQLIRLYQLGARKAVFHGLGPLGCIPSQRVKSKKGICLKRVNEWALEFNSRAQKLLNTLNQRLPSAKFLFADTYGDVLDLINNPTAYGFKVSNTSCCNVDTTVGGLCLPNSKLCKNRKEYVFWDAFHPSDAANQVLAEKFFSLLFSNNPSPSPAPKPSPSH; translated from the exons ATGGCAATAGTTCAAGGGCTAGCTTTAGCAGCTGCATTGATTTTTGCAGCAGCAACAACTTCTCTAACTTATGCTGCATCAGTAGTCACCTATGTGTTTGGTGACTCGTTGACAGAAGTTGGAAACAATAAGTACCTTCAATATTCACTTGCAAGGTCTGATTATCCATGGTATGGGATTGATTTTTCCGGTGGGCAGGCAACCGGAAGGTTCACAAACGGGAGGACTATTGGAGATATAATAT CTGCAAAACTTGGGATTCAATCACCACCGCCTTACCTTTCATTGTCAAAGAATGATGATGCATTGCTAGATGGGGTTAATTATGCGTCTGGCGGAGCAGGGATTCTTAATGATACAGGACTTTATTTT ATTCAGAGACTGTCCTTTGATGATCAGATTGATTGCTTTAACAAGACTAAAGAAGTAATCAAGACTAAAATAGGAGACGCTGCTACTAACAAGCATGTCAATGAGGCCCTGTATTTCATTGGAATTG GCAGCAATGACTATGTGaacaattttctgcagccatttTTAGCAGACGGGCAACAGTACACACATGATGAATTTCTGGAACTCTTAATATCCACATTAGATCAACAACTTATA AGGCTATACCAACTGGGTGCAAGAAAAGCAGTCTTCCATGGGCTTGGCCCTCTGGGCTGCATTCCTTCCCAAAGAGTGAAATCCAAGAAAGGTATATGCTTGAAGCGAGTGAATGAATGGGCATTGGAATTCAACTCCAGAGCGCAGAAGCTATTAAATACTCTGAACCAACGACTCCCCAGTGCCAAATTCTTGTTTGCAGATACATATGGAGATGTTCTGGATTTAATCAACAATCCTACAGCTTATG GTTTCAAGGTCTCCAACACTTCATGTTGCAATGTGGATACGACCGTAGGAGGCTTATGCTTGCCCAACTCAAAATTATGCAAAAATCGCAAGGAATATGTTTTCTGGGACGCATTTCATCCTTCTGATGCAGCAAATCAAGTTCTAGCTGAAAAATTCTTTTCCTTACTATTTTCCAATAACCCTTCTCCTTCTCCTGCACCAAAGCCTTCTCCTTCCCATTGA